The window AGGGTATTGCCAATGATCTGCCATCGGATTGCACCGTCGAGCACTTCCCCGAGCCGCCGCTCCATCTCGGCGAGAAGGGGCGGGCAGGCCACTTTAGTCGCGGCCGGCAGTGAGAACGACAGCCGGTCTGCCGCGGTTTCGAACGTTCCCATCAACGTGTTGCAGCCGATGGTCGCAGTGTATTCCAGGGAATCGTTGGATTGCCTGAGAACGAGATGCGGTTCGCGCCTTCCGGCAACGGCATGGACCGCTCCCCCTTGTAGCGTGACGATCCGCCAGTAGGTGTTGACCAGGGGAGCAGCCGCTTTGGCGCGGGCGCAGGCCTGCTCAGGCCAGGTGGCAATGAAGCGCTGGACGGTCACCACGGGCTCGGGCCGCTCGCCCGCAGTTCCCGGGCGATGGGCGATCGTGCCCTCGAAGGTCACGTAGAGGGCCGTGCCCGGCGGCTGGATTTCGGCAAGATAGGCGCGCTGCAGGCGCAGGGCCTCGCTGCCGGGGGCGATCGGGTAGCTGCGCCCGGTGAGACACTCCGTAAACCGCGGGATGTCGGCCTGCCAGGTCACCTCACCGCCCATAAAAAGCGACACGTCCGTAGGCTCCAGCACGCCGTTGCTCTGCAACTCGTAGGGCAGCTCGGAGGCGATGGGCTTGCCTGCAAAATCCAGCTGCCGGAGCCGATCCGGGCCGAGGATCTCATACTGCAGCGGCATCTCGGCGCCCCCCTGGAGCACCAGCACCGGTCGGACAGGGTCGACGCGCCAGCGACCGATGTC of the Desulfobacteraceae bacterium genome contains:
- a CDS encoding YbaY family lipoprotein; its protein translation is MQSLAHFKERRVLCGPAGRVWAFAAVLLAVCGTTDLPGAHANMTRPSAAAVTGAATYRERIALPAGAVFTATLEDVSRADAPARLIGRTVVDHPQPPIRFSIPFDPADISPERTYAVRARILVNGRLWFTSDRFHGVLTRGAGNSVEIPLKRVRNAQPYPPVDDWGSSAMLPPRGLSLPATFRGELPCADCAGVRHHLDLWPDQVFHLRREWLGRGMVRGDIGRWRVDPVRPVLVLQGGAEMPLQYEILGPDRLRQLDFAGKPIASELPYELQSNGVLEPTDVSLFMGGEVTWQADIPRFTECLTGRSYPIAPGSEALRLQRAYLAEIQPPGTALYVTFEGTIAHRPGTAGERPEPVVTVQRFIATWPEQACARAKAAAPLVNTYWRIVTLQGGAVHAVAGRREPHLVLRQSNDSLEYTATIGCNTLMGTFETAADRLSFSLPAATKVACPPLLAEMERRLGEVLDGAIRWQIIGNTLLLKDAAGEDLALLEAVYF